Proteins from one Hydrogenivirga caldilitoris genomic window:
- the rpsT gene encoding 30S ribosomal protein S20 has product MANTRQAAKRARRDAARRERNRYHLSKMRTYIKKFRTMLQEGRIEEAKAFLPEVVSTIQHTASKGVIHKNEAARRVSRIYELFNKALREAQG; this is encoded by the coding sequence ATGGCGAATACAAGGCAGGCGGCAAAGAGGGCGAGAAGAGACGCCGCAAGGAGAGAGAGGAACAGATACCATCTATCAAAGATGAGAACCTATATAAAGAAGTTCAGGACGATGTTGCAGGAGGGCAGGATAGAAGAAGCAAAGGCTTTCCTGCCAGAGGTTGTAAGCACAATACAGCACACCGCAAGCAAGGGCGTTATCCACAAGAATGAGGCTGCAAGAAGGGTCTCAAGGATTTATGAGCTTTTTAACAAAGCCCTTAGAGAGGCGCAGGGTTAA
- the cas6 gene encoding CRISPR system precrRNA processing endoribonuclease RAMP protein Cas6 translates to MPVRLSVPLIPEKPVSSSLLTPDRAHGLFFSLLDEKTAEELHKPAKIKPFCLWFPQFFGEEKELDRINLHISFLKESLFPAFLSSLILEKNDGLFIENVKLRKLRKPYIREDLVLSYEDLYKKSVPENTIVLDFLTPTSFKRGEHDYPLPDPAPLFKGLIRKWVRFSGVRIEKDLREMIQERIAVAGAWIKTKKVELSKLDIKELLGHSRLDTTTIYTHTDYEKLKRIVEGL, encoded by the coding sequence ATGCCCGTGAGATTAAGCGTGCCCCTTATTCCAGAAAAGCCTGTCTCCTCCTCTCTTCTGACTCCCGACAGGGCTCACGGCTTGTTCTTTTCACTCCTTGACGAGAAGACCGCCGAAGAACTCCACAAGCCTGCAAAGATAAAGCCCTTCTGCCTCTGGTTTCCTCAGTTTTTCGGAGAAGAAAAAGAACTTGACAGGATAAACCTTCACATTTCCTTCCTGAAGGAAAGCCTCTTCCCTGCCTTTCTCTCTTCTCTGATCCTTGAGAAGAACGACGGGCTCTTTATAGAAAACGTAAAGCTCCGGAAATTAAGAAAACCCTATATAAGAGAAGATTTAGTCCTTTCTTACGAAGACCTGTATAAAAAGTCTGTTCCGGAAAACACGATAGTCCTTGACTTCCTGACACCAACGAGTTTCAAGAGGGGGGAGCATGATTATCCGCTTCCCGATCCTGCTCCTCTTTTTAAGGGACTAATAAGAAAGTGGGTGCGTTTTTCAGGAGTCAGGATAGAAAAGGATTTAAGGGAGATGATACAGGAAAGGATTGCGGTTGCGGGGGCTTGGATAAAGACAAAGAAGGTTGAACTCTCAAAGCTGGACATTAAGGAGCTCCTCGGACACTCGAGGCTCGACACCACGACGATATACACCCACACGGACTATGAGAAGCTGAAGAGGATAGTTGAGGGGTTGTGA
- the metE gene encoding 5-methyltetrahydropteroyltriglutamate--homocysteine S-methyltransferase, with protein sequence MRAVAFGFPKLGEKREFKSLLENYWKGRINEGELHAGMRDLALWRANLYRENVDVIPSNELSYYDFMLDTALMVGAIPQRFGEYKGLETYFEMARGKNALEMTKWFNTNYHYLVPEIEGEDFRLFINKPLNDYEFYKQKGYETTPHLIGPYTFLRMSKALRRKGGELPIYEMEKIEDREQFERLADKLTSVYREVLASLKEAGCQGVHIEEPAFVFDTQQWQWDVAERIYGELSKVGVHIALFTYYDSVSDYGRYVSLPVQALHLDLVSNRENLSRIKEEGFPEDKELIAGVINGRQPWKANLSDKLKLLEELSKYAKSLSVSNSCPLYHLPVTVEPEEELPEGLKERLSFAKEKLGELRTLKEAFNGNEDAIKEVKKSKELLETAFGENSEVRRRITSLKDEDFRRAVPYKEREKVQKDILKLPLFPTTTIGSYPQTEEVRKMRTAYRTGKISEQEYKEFIKKQIEHVIAFQEEVGLDVLVHGEFERTDMVEFFAFKLDGVATTNHGWVLSYGSRVYRPPIIYGDVSRPKPMTLEEITYAQSLTQKPVKGMLTGPVTILNWSYYREDVPKSEIAYQIALALLDEVKDLENAGIKIIQIDEPAFREGVPLKKKDWQEYFSWAVKAFRLCSRAKSETQIHTHMCYSEFNEIIEYIYQMDFDVISIEASRSKGEIIEAFERFRGWDRQIGIGVYDIHSPAVPTKEEMKLVMERAMRVLPKELLWVNPDCGLKTRRWEEVEPALKNMVEMAQELRQEVMAGV encoded by the coding sequence ATGAGAGCTGTTGCTTTTGGTTTCCCCAAACTTGGAGAGAAGAGAGAGTTCAAAAGTCTTTTGGAAAACTACTGGAAGGGAAGAATAAATGAGGGAGAGCTTCACGCAGGTATGAGAGACCTTGCCCTGTGGAGGGCTAACCTATACAGGGAAAACGTTGACGTTATACCTTCAAATGAGCTTTCCTACTATGACTTTATGCTTGACACAGCCCTTATGGTGGGAGCTATTCCCCAGAGGTTCGGAGAGTATAAGGGACTGGAGACTTACTTTGAAATGGCAAGGGGTAAAAACGCCCTTGAGATGACCAAGTGGTTCAATACCAATTATCACTACCTTGTCCCTGAGATAGAAGGAGAGGATTTCAGGCTCTTCATAAATAAACCCCTTAACGATTACGAGTTCTATAAACAAAAGGGCTACGAGACCACACCTCACCTCATAGGTCCCTATACGTTCCTCAGGATGTCAAAGGCTCTGAGAAGGAAAGGAGGGGAACTTCCGATTTATGAGATGGAGAAAATTGAGGACAGGGAACAGTTTGAAAGACTTGCTGATAAGCTTACATCAGTTTATAGAGAGGTTCTTGCAAGCTTGAAAGAGGCAGGATGTCAGGGAGTTCATATAGAGGAGCCTGCCTTCGTCTTTGATACGCAGCAGTGGCAGTGGGATGTGGCAGAGAGAATATACGGAGAGCTCTCAAAGGTCGGCGTGCACATAGCTCTGTTCACTTACTACGATAGCGTTTCTGACTACGGTAGGTATGTGTCTCTTCCTGTACAGGCTCTTCACCTTGACCTTGTGTCCAACAGGGAGAACCTGTCCCGCATAAAGGAAGAGGGTTTTCCGGAAGATAAAGAGCTCATAGCGGGTGTGATAAACGGCAGGCAGCCATGGAAAGCTAATCTCAGCGATAAGCTGAAACTTCTTGAGGAACTCTCCAAATACGCAAAAAGTCTCTCGGTTTCCAACTCCTGCCCCCTTTATCACCTTCCTGTTACAGTTGAACCAGAAGAGGAGCTTCCGGAGGGTCTCAAGGAGAGGCTTTCCTTTGCAAAGGAAAAACTTGGAGAGTTAAGAACTTTAAAGGAAGCCTTCAACGGCAATGAAGATGCTATAAAAGAGGTAAAAAAGAGCAAAGAACTGCTTGAAACTGCTTTCGGTGAGAATTCTGAAGTCAGGAGGAGAATTACCTCACTGAAGGACGAGGATTTCCGGAGAGCGGTCCCTTATAAGGAAAGGGAGAAGGTCCAGAAAGACATACTCAAACTGCCCTTATTCCCCACCACCACTATAGGTTCCTATCCCCAGACAGAAGAAGTTCGTAAGATGAGGACTGCATACAGGACGGGTAAGATAAGCGAACAGGAGTACAAAGAGTTTATAAAGAAACAGATAGAGCACGTTATTGCGTTCCAAGAAGAGGTTGGTCTTGACGTCCTCGTTCATGGGGAGTTTGAAAGGACTGATATGGTTGAGTTCTTTGCCTTCAAACTTGATGGTGTTGCCACAACAAATCACGGTTGGGTTCTTTCTTACGGTTCCCGCGTTTACAGACCGCCTATAATCTACGGAGACGTTTCAAGACCTAAACCCATGACCCTTGAGGAGATAACCTACGCCCAGTCCCTGACCCAGAAGCCTGTGAAAGGTATGCTTACGGGACCGGTAACTATACTCAACTGGAGCTATTACAGAGAAGACGTTCCCAAGAGCGAGATAGCTTACCAGATAGCCCTGGCTTTACTTGACGAGGTAAAAGACCTTGAAAATGCGGGAATAAAGATAATCCAGATAGACGAGCCAGCCTTCAGAGAAGGAGTTCCCCTTAAAAAGAAAGATTGGCAGGAGTACTTCAGTTGGGCTGTCAAAGCTTTTAGACTATGTTCCAGGGCAAAGTCCGAGACCCAGATACACACCCACATGTGCTACTCTGAATTCAACGAGATAATTGAGTACATATACCAAATGGACTTTGACGTCATATCCATAGAAGCTTCAAGGAGCAAAGGAGAGATAATAGAAGCCTTTGAAAGGTTCAGGGGTTGGGACAGACAGATAGGTATAGGCGTTTATGACATACACTCCCCCGCCGTGCCTACTAAAGAGGAGATGAAGCTGGTTATGGAGAGAGCCATGAGGGTTCTACCTAAGGAACTCCTTTGGGTAAATCCTGACTGTGGACTCAAGACGAGAAGATGGGAAGAGGTAGAGCCTGCCCTCAAGAACATGGTTGAGATGGCTCAGGAGCTAAGGCAGGAGGTAATGGCGGGGGTTTAA
- the murJ gene encoding murein biosynthesis integral membrane protein MurJ, which translates to MRLVRFAFNFALGTLLSRVLGFLRDASIAYYFGATHIADAFFVAFRIPNSFRRLLGEGGFNAVFVPLYTKSIEEGRDRDFLSKVFTFYLLVNSLITLVGVLLTEYIVSLIAPGIRGSETFSLAVFMARFLFLYLLLVGLGALFMGILNVRGSFFIPAVSQGVFNFAFLVVLLLSADRYGHIALILGVLIGGVLQVLINVPVLVKKGVSFSLSFRFDEDVKLLLRRLIPALGGFGVNQLSLFIDTFLASFLRTGAIAYLYYANRLYQLPFGVVSVGIANSLLSILSRKDSNREDELITALRLILLLMIPASAGLFILSEDIIRVVYHRGSFNEKDVYTSARILSIYSLGLVFFSLQKSLSALFFSTGDTKTPVKASLLTVLSEGAFAATFAFLLGLGVFGLPMGTALSSLTGLSYLWVKTPQKPPLAPLFKTLLKSTLAACVMGATTLYIKGTGLTPLTLILSSIPLAIFIYFVMLLFLREELTLRLSKGFVKKLINP; encoded by the coding sequence ATGAGACTGGTTCGTTTTGCCTTTAACTTCGCCCTTGGAACACTCTTGAGTAGGGTTCTGGGTTTTTTAAGGGACGCAAGCATAGCCTATTACTTTGGAGCGACCCATATTGCGGATGCGTTCTTTGTAGCTTTCAGGATACCCAACAGTTTCCGAAGGCTCCTCGGGGAAGGTGGGTTCAACGCTGTGTTTGTTCCTCTATACACCAAATCAATAGAGGAGGGGAGGGACAGAGACTTCCTCTCAAAGGTCTTTACCTTTTACCTCCTCGTAAACTCCCTTATTACCCTTGTTGGGGTTTTACTCACCGAGTATATAGTTTCCCTGATAGCACCGGGAATAAGGGGCAGTGAAACTTTTTCTCTTGCGGTGTTTATGGCGCGGTTTTTATTCCTCTACCTGCTCCTTGTTGGTCTTGGAGCTTTATTCATGGGCATACTTAACGTAAGGGGGAGCTTCTTTATACCGGCTGTGTCCCAAGGGGTTTTCAATTTTGCGTTTCTGGTGGTGTTACTCCTGTCAGCTGACAGGTACGGGCATATAGCGCTCATCCTTGGAGTTCTCATCGGCGGGGTTCTTCAGGTTCTTATAAACGTACCGGTGCTTGTAAAAAAAGGGGTATCCTTTTCCCTTTCCTTCAGGTTTGACGAGGACGTTAAACTCCTGTTAAGAAGGCTCATACCCGCCTTGGGCGGGTTCGGTGTAAACCAGCTGTCCCTTTTCATAGACACTTTCCTTGCCTCTTTCCTCCGCACCGGTGCGATAGCTTACCTGTACTATGCCAACAGGCTTTACCAGTTACCTTTCGGTGTCGTTTCTGTCGGAATTGCCAATTCACTTCTATCCATACTCTCAAGGAAAGACAGTAACAGAGAGGACGAACTGATAACAGCCCTCAGACTTATCCTCCTCCTTATGATACCTGCCTCTGCAGGGCTCTTTATACTCTCAGAGGATATAATCAGGGTTGTTTACCACAGAGGGAGCTTTAACGAGAAGGATGTTTACACCAGCGCCAGAATCCTCTCCATCTACAGTCTTGGACTGGTGTTCTTCTCCCTTCAGAAGAGTCTTTCTGCCCTCTTCTTCTCAACAGGAGACACAAAAACGCCCGTAAAGGCTTCCCTACTCACCGTTTTGAGTGAAGGAGCTTTTGCCGCAACCTTTGCCTTCTTGTTAGGATTAGGGGTTTTTGGTCTTCCTATGGGAACAGCCCTCTCCTCCCTGACGGGTCTTTCTTACCTCTGGGTAAAAACCCCACAGAAGCCGCCCCTTGCACCCCTATTTAAGACTTTACTAAAGTCAACACTGGCAGCCTGTGTAATGGGAGCTACAACCCTTTACATAAAGGGAACGGGGCTAACTCCTCTGACATTAATTCTGTCTTCTATTCCCCTTGCAATATTTATTTACTTTGTTATGCTCCTTTTTTTGAGGGAGGAGTTAACCCTGCGCCTCTCTAAGGGCTTTGTTAAAAAGCTCATAAATCCTTGA
- a CDS encoding pyridoxamine 5'-phosphate oxidase family protein codes for MLPRELIDLMRDLGVFPVVVGTVDSEGNQHMTFITWIYPADERTLRFAVSSKAKTSENIRATGKVAVQIFAPDKSLTCYGTAKEVVSKIEGVPFEVSVFELTIDNVENSLFPGSTITGVIPFAHTGKVLKMVELDEKVMSAVRNKT; via the coding sequence ATGCTTCCCAGAGAACTCATAGATCTGATGAGAGACCTTGGGGTGTTCCCCGTGGTGGTGGGCACGGTGGATTCGGAAGGAAACCAGCATATGACTTTCATAACCTGGATATACCCTGCAGACGAGAGAACACTTAGGTTTGCCGTGAGCTCCAAAGCCAAGACCTCGGAAAATATAAGAGCCACAGGAAAGGTGGCTGTCCAGATATTTGCGCCCGACAAATCTCTTACCTGCTACGGCACGGCTAAGGAAGTTGTCAGCAAAATTGAGGGGGTTCCCTTTGAGGTTTCCGTATTTGAGCTTACAATAGACAACGTTGAGAACTCCCTATTCCCTGGTTCAACCATAACAGGTGTAATTCCCTTTGCCCACACAGGAAAGGTTTTGAAGATGGTAGAGTTAGACGAGAAGGTCATGTCGGCTGTAAGAAATAAGACTTGA
- a CDS encoding succinate--CoA ligase subunit beta, which yields MDLYEYEAYDKLFKRYGIPTPKYMFVEHITEEVENFVSQLGECVVKSQVLVGKRGKAGAVRVCSSPEEALEEIKTLLEYPVYGELPVGVLVVEKANIVKEIYASITYSTETRTPVLTLSFEGGMDIEEVDPAKIGIFPIDPLKGLYPHMVRNYLLELGMPHEYLSVMRELSEVIANMYDAFWNAEARLLEINPLAIVDAGGKLRVRALDAVVKIDDDASVPPAKIYGVRTAMRRPPTEREIAAAEIDKDDHRGKAGSYVEVDGDIAMMTFGGGGSTVTIETTYAIGMKPANFTDIGGNPPAEKMYKITKIILSKPGIRGVLVCGGTANNTRIDVTLGEGVANAIRDLKKEGKLDPNWIWVVRRNGPEAEKGLRMLYEAFKECGVKGEIYDSSLPLTEAPVRLKELLDRCESKAEEVKDQGRVLTDEQASDMGM from the coding sequence ATGGACCTTTACGAGTACGAAGCCTACGATAAGCTCTTTAAAAGATACGGCATACCTACTCCAAAGTATATGTTCGTTGAACACATAACCGAAGAGGTTGAGAACTTCGTTTCTCAGCTTGGTGAGTGCGTAGTTAAGTCCCAGGTTCTGGTTGGTAAAAGGGGAAAGGCTGGAGCCGTTAGGGTGTGCTCCTCTCCAGAAGAAGCCCTTGAAGAGATAAAGACCCTTCTTGAATACCCCGTTTACGGTGAACTTCCGGTTGGTGTACTTGTGGTTGAAAAGGCAAATATAGTAAAGGAGATATACGCCTCTATAACCTATTCAACGGAGACCCGAACCCCCGTCCTGACACTCTCCTTTGAAGGCGGAATGGACATAGAAGAGGTTGACCCCGCCAAAATAGGGATTTTTCCTATAGACCCTCTTAAAGGACTCTATCCCCATATGGTAAGGAACTACCTGCTTGAACTTGGCATGCCCCACGAGTACCTCTCTGTGATGAGGGAGTTATCCGAGGTTATAGCAAATATGTACGATGCCTTCTGGAATGCGGAGGCGAGGCTCCTTGAAATAAATCCTCTTGCGATAGTTGACGCAGGCGGTAAGCTCAGGGTAAGAGCTCTTGACGCCGTTGTTAAAATTGACGATGATGCCTCCGTTCCCCCTGCGAAGATTTACGGCGTAAGAACCGCCATGAGGAGACCTCCTACCGAGAGGGAGATTGCAGCGGCTGAAATAGACAAGGACGACCACAGAGGTAAGGCAGGCTCCTACGTTGAAGTTGACGGGGACATAGCCATGATGACCTTTGGTGGTGGTGGTTCTACTGTGACCATAGAAACGACTTACGCCATAGGCATGAAGCCTGCCAACTTTACCGACATAGGTGGAAACCCGCCTGCGGAGAAGATGTACAAGATAACCAAGATAATACTCTCCAAGCCTGGTATAAGGGGCGTTTTGGTTTGTGGAGGTACTGCCAACAACACGAGGATAGACGTTACCCTGGGTGAAGGTGTGGCAAACGCCATAAGAGACCTAAAGAAGGAAGGCAAGCTTGACCCTAACTGGATATGGGTTGTCAGAAGGAACGGACCTGAGGCTGAAAAAGGTCTTAGAATGCTCTACGAAGCCTTTAAAGAATGCGGTGTTAAAGGGGAGATATATGATTCCTCATTGCCCCTTACCGAGGCTCCGGTAAGACTCAAAGAGCTCTTAGACAGGTGCGAGTCCAAAGCTGAAGAGGTGAAAGACCAGGGAAGGGTTTTAACCGACGAGCAGGCGAGCGATATGGGGATGTGA